The Streptomyces sp. NBC_01689 genome includes a window with the following:
- a CDS encoding sigma-70 family RNA polymerase sigma factor, producing the protein MPESSERGRPARGGFPIPAVPPNDYGMDSGEAVDPIPDVPLPLLSAATFLEVAPVQTQTLTQTDSPTGPDAEPGVVAALPPQSRAGHHPEAEPDVPAEPDEPPADAVDVETEAPEPVEPLRTRTADTGGPSSDLFRQYLREIGRIPLLTAAEEVELARRVEAGLFAEERLRLACDLDSQLALDLDKLVVMGRMAKRRLIEANLRLVVSVAKRYVGRGLTMLDLVQEGNLGLIRAVEKFDYARGYKFSTYATWWIRQAMSRALADQARTIRVPVHVVELINRVVRVQRRMLQERGYEPTPEEVAAQLDLPGERVSEVLRLAQEPVSLHAPVGEEDDVALGDLIEDGDAASPVESAAFLLLREHLEAVLSTLGERERKVVQLRYGLADGRPRTLEEIGRIFGVTRERIRQIESKTLNKLRDHAFADQLRGYLD; encoded by the coding sequence GTGCCTGAGTCCTCGGAGCGCGGCCGACCCGCACGCGGCGGGTTCCCGATACCCGCCGTTCCGCCAAACGACTACGGGATGGACAGCGGCGAGGCCGTCGACCCCATCCCCGACGTACCGCTGCCGCTCCTCTCAGCAGCGACATTCCTGGAGGTCGCCCCCGTGCAGACCCAGACCCTGACCCAGACCGACAGTCCGACGGGCCCGGACGCGGAGCCCGGCGTCGTCGCGGCGCTCCCCCCGCAGAGCCGTGCCGGGCACCACCCCGAGGCGGAGCCGGACGTCCCGGCGGAACCGGACGAGCCGCCCGCGGACGCGGTCGACGTCGAGACCGAGGCCCCGGAGCCCGTGGAACCGCTGCGCACGCGCACCGCGGACACCGGCGGCCCCTCCTCCGACCTGTTCCGTCAGTACCTGCGTGAGATCGGCCGCATCCCGCTGCTCACCGCGGCCGAGGAGGTCGAACTCGCCCGCCGGGTGGAGGCCGGCCTCTTCGCCGAGGAGAGGCTGCGGCTCGCCTGCGACCTCGACAGCCAGCTCGCCCTCGACCTCGACAAGCTGGTCGTCATGGGCCGCATGGCCAAACGCCGGCTGATCGAGGCGAACCTGCGGCTCGTCGTCTCGGTCGCGAAGCGCTATGTCGGCCGGGGTCTGACCATGCTCGACCTCGTCCAGGAGGGGAACCTGGGCCTGATCCGGGCGGTCGAGAAGTTCGACTACGCCCGCGGCTACAAGTTCTCCACGTACGCGACCTGGTGGATCCGGCAGGCCATGTCGAGGGCGCTGGCCGACCAGGCCCGGACCATCCGGGTCCCCGTCCACGTCGTCGAGCTGATCAACCGGGTGGTCCGGGTGCAGCGCCGCATGCTGCAGGAACGCGGCTACGAACCCACTCCCGAGGAGGTCGCCGCCCAGCTCGACCTGCCCGGCGAACGCGTCAGCGAAGTCCTGCGCCTGGCCCAGGAACCGGTGTCCCTGCACGCCCCCGTGGGCGAGGAGGACGACGTGGCGCTGGGCGACCTGATCGAGGACGGTGACGCGGCGTCACCCGTCGAGTCCGCCGCCTTCCTGCTGCTGCGCGAGCACCTGGAGGCGGTCCTGTCCACGCTCGGCGAGCGGGAACGCAAGGTCGTGCAGCTGCGCTACGGCCTGGCGGACGGCCGCCCCCGCACCCTGGAGGAGATCGGGCGCATCTTCGGCGTGACCCGCGAACGCATCCGCCAGATCGAGTCCAAGACCCTCAACAAGCTGCGGGACCACGCCTTCGCGGACCAGCTGCGCGGCTACCTCGACTGA
- a CDS encoding ABC transporter ATP-binding protein, translating to MAGPMGRMMAGGGPDQRSLDFKGSGKRLLAQFRPERVTLYVMLCAVVLSVGLSVIGPTILGKATDLVFAGIIGRQMPAGASKAEVLAGMRARGDGSMADMLSGTDFTPGKGIDFGAVGDVLLLALCTFLVAGLLMAVATRLVNRAVNKTVYHMREDLQAKLSRLPLSYFDKRQRGEVLSRATNDLDNIQQTLQQSMGQLVNSLLTIVGVLTVMFWVSWLLALVALVTVPLSFFVATRIGKRSQPHFVQQWRTTGKLNAHIEEMYTGHTLVKVFGRQEESAAQFAEQNEELYEAGFKAQFNSGVMQPLMMFVSNLNYVLVAVVGGLRVASGSLSIGDVQAFIQYSRQFSMPLTQVASMANMVQSGVASAERVFELLDAEEQAADPVPAARPDELRGRVALQNVSFRYDPEKPLIEDLSLKVEPGHTVAIVGPTGAGKTTLVNLLMRFYDVTGGRITLDGVDIASMSRDELRSAIGMVLQDTWLFGGTIAENIAYGASREVTRGEIEEAARAAHADRFVRTLPDGYDTVIDDEGSGVSAGEKQLITIARAFLSDPVILVLDEATSSVDTRTEVLIQKAMAKLAHGRTSFVIAHRLSTIRDADTILVMENGSIVEQGAHAELLAAGGAYARLYQAQFAQAVAEVD from the coding sequence ATGGCCGGGCCCATGGGACGCATGATGGCCGGGGGCGGCCCCGACCAGCGCTCACTGGACTTCAAGGGATCCGGGAAACGGCTCCTGGCGCAGTTCCGGCCCGAGCGCGTCACCCTGTACGTGATGCTCTGCGCGGTGGTGCTGAGCGTGGGCCTCTCGGTGATCGGCCCGACGATCCTCGGCAAGGCCACCGACCTGGTCTTCGCGGGCATCATCGGGCGGCAGATGCCGGCCGGGGCCAGCAAGGCCGAGGTCCTCGCGGGCATGCGCGCGCGAGGCGACGGCAGCATGGCCGACATGCTCTCGGGGACCGACTTCACCCCCGGCAAGGGCATCGACTTCGGCGCCGTCGGCGACGTACTGCTGCTCGCGCTCTGTACGTTCCTGGTCGCCGGTCTGCTGATGGCGGTGGCGACGCGCCTGGTGAACCGGGCGGTCAACAAGACCGTCTACCACATGCGCGAGGACCTCCAGGCGAAGCTGTCGCGGCTGCCCCTGTCGTACTTCGACAAGCGGCAGCGCGGCGAGGTGCTGTCGCGCGCCACGAACGACCTGGACAACATCCAGCAGACGCTGCAGCAGTCGATGGGCCAGCTGGTCAACTCGCTGCTGACCATCGTGGGCGTGCTCACGGTGATGTTCTGGGTGTCGTGGCTGCTGGCGCTCGTCGCGCTGGTCACCGTGCCCCTCTCGTTCTTCGTCGCCACCCGTATCGGGAAGCGCTCGCAGCCTCACTTCGTGCAGCAGTGGCGCACCACCGGCAAGCTCAACGCGCACATCGAGGAGATGTACACCGGGCACACGCTGGTGAAGGTGTTCGGACGCCAGGAGGAGTCGGCCGCGCAGTTCGCGGAGCAGAACGAGGAGCTCTACGAGGCCGGGTTCAAGGCGCAGTTCAACAGCGGGGTCATGCAGCCGCTGATGATGTTCGTGTCGAACCTGAACTACGTGCTGGTCGCGGTGGTCGGCGGACTGCGGGTCGCGTCGGGTTCGCTGTCGATCGGTGACGTGCAGGCCTTCATCCAGTACTCGCGGCAGTTCTCGATGCCGCTGACGCAGGTCGCGTCGATGGCGAACATGGTGCAGTCCGGGGTCGCGTCGGCGGAGCGGGTCTTCGAACTGCTGGACGCGGAGGAGCAGGCGGCGGACCCCGTGCCGGCGGCGCGCCCGGACGAGCTGCGCGGGCGGGTGGCACTGCAGAACGTGTCCTTCCGCTACGACCCCGAGAAGCCGCTCATCGAGGACCTGTCCCTCAAGGTCGAGCCCGGACACACGGTGGCCATCGTCGGCCCGACCGGTGCGGGCAAGACGACGCTGGTGAACCTGCTGATGCGTTTCTACGACGTCACGGGCGGCCGGATCACCCTCGACGGCGTCGACATCGCCTCGATGTCGCGGGACGAACTGCGATCCGCGATCGGCATGGTGCTCCAGGACACCTGGCTGTTCGGCGGCACCATCGCGGAGAACATCGCGTACGGGGCCTCGCGCGAGGTGACCCGCGGGGAGATCGAGGAGGCGGCGCGGGCGGCCCACGCGGACCGGTTCGTCCGGACGCTGCCGGACGGCTACGACACCGTGATCGACGACGAGGGCAGCGGGGTCAGCGCGGGTGAGAAGCAGCTGATCACCATCGCGCGCGCGTTCCTGTCCGATCCGGTGATCCTCGTCCTCGACGAGGCGACCAGCTCCGTCGACACCCGCACCGAGGTGCTGATCCAGAAGGCGATGGCGAAGCTGGCGCACGGGCGCACGTCGTTCGTGATCGCCCACCGGCTCTCCACGATCCGGGACGCGGACACCATCCTCGTGATGGAGAACGGCTCGATCGTGGAGCAGGGCGCGCACGCGGAACTGCTCGCGGCGGGCGGGGCGTACGCGCGGCTGTACCAGGCGCAGTTCGCGCAGGCGGTGGCCGAGGTCGACTAG